In Verrucomicrobiota bacterium, the DNA window ACAGTTTAAGCACCTCGCACTGGCAGAAGTAAAAACTGACATCCGGCAAGTGGGTGATGAATTTGAAGTGTCTCTCACCCTGGGCTCAAAGGAAGATACCCCGATTATACAATCTGAACTGACCCGGGGGAAGATGTATTGGGAGTCTGGCGACAAACTCTTTATAGTTCCTCAAAAGACCGTTGCCGCGTTCACTCAGCTACAACAAAAACTGGATAACAATCCGACGCGGCACCTCACCGCAAATTCCCACCTTCGTTTGCGATCTTGGGAACTAGCCGATGCGGAGGGGCTTATCGAGGAAGTCGTCCACAATTTTGAAACACCCGATACCTGGAAAAATCGAAGCCAAGCATTAAACAACTTGTCGGCTCTCAAAGAAGCTCCGACCGGCAAAACGCTGGCTGAAACGCTAAGGCTCTACCAGAAAATCGGAACCGCATGGCTTTTCCACTTATTCGAAAATAAGCTCGCAGGAATTCTGGCCGATGAAATGGGCTTGGGTAAAACGCTCCAGGCACTTGGGCTGGTTGAAGCCTTATTAACCCAATCACCAGGACTCGTCCTTGTTGTTTGCCCGGCCGGCCTCATGACCAATTGGCAACGTGAAGCATTCAAATTCGCGCCAGGATTAAAAACGTTCATTCATCATGGAGCTTCAAGAGCCAAGTCGGTCGAGGAATGGCAAGGCTACGATATCGTCTTTACGTCTTACACGACCCTGACACGTGACATTAAATGGATCGCACCCCTTGAGTTTCTGGCAGTGATTGCAGACGAGGCTCAGCATATCAAAAACCGCAGGACGAAAAACGCACGGTCACTGAGATCCCTAAAAGCAAAGGGTCGATTTCTATTAACCGGAACACCGATTGAAAATTCAATTCAAGACCTGCAGTCGCTGTTTGATTTTCTATTGCCCGGCTATTTGGCAAAAACACCCACCGGCATCAATCAGGATGAACGAGCTTGGTATCACCAGCGAATCCGTCAGAAAGCAGCCCCTTACATCCTTCGCCGGACCAAACTACAAGTTGCGCCTGAGCTCCCCGAAAAAATTGAACAAGTGATCTACTGTGATCCCACCCCGGAGCAACGATCACTTTACGATTCTGTTCGAAGAAAAAGTGAGGAGGCGATCTTCGATTTGGAAATGTCAGGAGCCAGGGAAGGACGACTCAAAATGGCAGCCTTTACCCAGCTACTTCGTTTACGGCAAGTATGCGCCGATCCAAGAATTCTTAAAGAAAACTTCGAGGCAGAACATTCCGCCAAATGGATAGCCTTTCGTGAAATACTTGATGAAGCAACGGACGGTGGTCACAGGATCCTCGTCTTTTCCCAGTTCGTATCCGTGTTGTCGTTACTCAAAACCGAACTCACTCAACAGGAAATCCCTTTCTGCTACATCGACGGTTCGACCAAGGACAGACTTGGCGAAGCCGATCGATTTAATAATAACGAGGACATCCCTGTCTTTCTCATATCACTGAAGGCGGGGGGCACAGGTCTAAACCTGACAGGAGCCGACACCGTCGTCCATTTCGATCCCTGGTGGAACCCCGCCGTTGAAGCACAGGCCACAGACCGTGCTCACCGGATTGGTCAAACGAAAGTCGTCACGAGCATCAAGCTCATCATAAGCGGAAGTGTGGAAGAAAAAGTTCTGGAGCTACAAAGATCGAAAGCAGATTTGCTGAAAGGCTTGTTTGAAGAAAGCGAAGCGACCAGTGGAAGCTTATCACTGGAAGAGTTGAAGGACTTGATGAAGTGAGTTTTTAAACCGCAAAAACTTAGAGCACAGCCGTAACCAAAGTTCAGCTCGACTACGGATTGCTCAGATAGCCAGCGATGTTGTAATAGTTTCTTAACCACGAATGGACGCAAATTGACACGAATAACCGGAAATATTTTTGAAAACGACGGAGAAAAGATACAGGGCTTAACCACCAGTCTCCGCCAAGGCTACGCCACGGCACGGCTGATGGCACAGATTTTCACTGATGAGAAACGACCAAATTATCCGTGTCCATTGGTGGTTAGCTTATGCTGTTTAAAGGGAAACAGCCTTTAGTTTTTTGCGTAATTCTGCACTTTTCGTAGTTAAAGCATTTTTCTTCAAAATTATTTTTAATATTTGGTCTGGCCTATGACAATCACATCCTGTCCAAGGAAGACCATTCGGGCGCAGAGATTTTGCGACTTTGCATTTTTGTCAGTCTATCTCTTTTCAGGCGAAAGGCGTGAACCAGATGGCCCAATTACGCAAAGCAAATACGATTGTCTCCGCTCATACCACTCACAAACTATCAATCCTTACGCATGGATAATCAACAACCTGCTCAGGATTCATTCCGCAAAATCATACACGATTTAAATCAGGTGGTATTTTTAGTTCGTGGACATTGTGAGCTCGCTCAACTCCCGGATATCAGCCATGAAAAAGTTAAAGACCACCTGAAGCAGATTGAGGATTGTTTGGAAGATTTCGAGAAGCTGGCCAATGCGCTCAAACAAAAACAACTTGAACTGGCGCCCGAAGAATAAGGCTAGCAAGGGCTGACTTTGGCGGTACCGTGGCTGGCTAGCCGAGCATAAAGGTAAATCTATTCAACCGCTACAAAAGATTGCATGTTTCCGATGGAAATTTCTAAAGGATCAAAAAGAGCATGGTCCTGGTTGTTTTGAGTTTATTCGTAGGAAAGACATTATGAAAG includes these proteins:
- a CDS encoding DEAD/DEAH box helicase encodes the protein MNVELNKDLLVDLGGWAILKEAKGLQEGGCVKMTEWDEKLLSGEVKVGDKIYHPRLNLRSTIFAENKCNCFHGKSGQMCAHAIALCLEEMVPKPEPEPEVVEEESEPEPLLRSLVLSDEKGVPLRFKVFLPPNLERTAVNDRIMVKVMVEEVNGTNYPPEKIDRGRAYKLTLPHLGAASLIESWCEGKLFGLLQLNRAKLRKLLNALKGEPVVFWINKPDDPIAWSSDILLGVHGLIEQEESPMADSTPKPQPKARESRQTELSNRSDHTGTSPTIVDGSPNFLAIQLPSRSAIDYESLLGLLKDNAFKLETSNRKWWLRDRHRALNFLAEHYETLQKNHRATFTPNFEKQFKHLALAEVKTDIRQVGDEFEVSLTLGSKEDTPIIQSELTRGKMYWESGDKLFIVPQKTVAAFTQLQQKLDNNPTRHLTANSHLRLRSWELADAEGLIEEVVHNFETPDTWKNRSQALNNLSALKEAPTGKTLAETLRLYQKIGTAWLFHLFENKLAGILADEMGLGKTLQALGLVEALLTQSPGLVLVVCPAGLMTNWQREAFKFAPGLKTFIHHGASRAKSVEEWQGYDIVFTSYTTLTRDIKWIAPLEFLAVIADEAQHIKNRRTKNARSLRSLKAKGRFLLTGTPIENSIQDLQSLFDFLLPGYLAKTPTGINQDERAWYHQRIRQKAAPYILRRTKLQVAPELPEKIEQVIYCDPTPEQRSLYDSVRRKSEEAIFDLEMSGAREGRLKMAAFTQLLRLRQVCADPRILKENFEAEHSAKWIAFREILDEATDGGHRILVFSQFVSVLSLLKTELTQQEIPFCYIDGSTKDRLGEADRFNNNEDIPVFLISLKAGGTGLNLTGADTVVHFDPWWNPAVEAQATDRAHRIGQTKVVTSIKLIISGSVEEKVLELQRSKADLLKGLFEESEATSGSLSLEELKDLMK